The Cygnus olor isolate bCygOlo1 chromosome 18, bCygOlo1.pri.v2, whole genome shotgun sequence genome includes a window with the following:
- the ITGB4 gene encoding integrin beta-4 isoform X3 yields MRRKRMAALPRACAALLLLSLLCTTTLCQRSKNNRCVQSRAKSCSECIRVDKECSFCTEESFDEPRCDLRENLLRYGCREASIVYMRGEIRTEQNISINTRLQRTQVAPQGMFMRLRAGEEMSFYMDVFQPLESPVDLYILMDFSYSMSDDLDNLKSMGHNLADFLQALTSNYTIGFGKFVDKVSSPQTDMRPEKLREPWNNADSPFSFKNVIRLTNNINYFSQELRKERISGNLDAPEGGFDAILQTAVCKDKIGWRKDSTHLLVFSTESAFHYEADGTNVLAGILARNDEKCHLDARGTYVYDTKQDYPSVPTLVRLLGQHNIIPIFAVTNHSYSYYEKLHKYFPISEIGVLQEDSSNIVELLRTAFERIRSKMDIRADYVPKALKTEFSSSMYQKTESGSFNITRGEVGKFKVRVRALEYVGGQHVCSLPEKDRQGVIHVKPTSLSDSLEVRASVVCDVCPCEQHAVFSSPKCSFHGDFICGQCICHKGWQGDTCHCSSELSSNKTDCIRPGDEKVCSGRGECLCGKCQCNLEGQAQRFDGDFCQYDVLQCPRTSGFLCNDRGRCSKGACVCESGWEGPGCECPTSNDTCIDSRGGICNNQGRCECGRCICDKASVYISSTCEISYSLGFQAICESIRDCVQCQAWGTGNRKGNCSTCHLQVQMVEELKKEEASEHCSFQDEEDDCTYHYTLKGDPSILPNATVQVQKKKECPPGSFLWLIPLLIFLILLLGLLLLLCWRFCACCKACLALLPCCARGRTVGFKEDHYMLRQSLMSSDHLDTPMVRSGSLKGRDTVRWKINNNVHKQGFASHAATANPKDLISYGLSLRLTRLFTQNLMKPESRECEQLRKEVEENLNDIYKHIPGCHKLQQTKFRVQPNSGKRQDHTIVDTVLTAPRSAKTDIIKVTEKHVSHEAFNDLKVSPGYYTVTSDQDAHGMVEFQEAVELVDVRVPLFIREDDDDEKQLQVEAIDVPTGIAEIGRRLVNITIIKEQASSLITFLQPAYSHSRFDKVAKIPVLREIIDNGKSQVTYRTRDLTAKDGRDYVFAEGDLIFQPGETRKEVQVSLLELTEIDTLLHNCQLKQFAIDLLHPKYGAKIGRYPQATVTIADPEVVDGVPPLTGMGQVTQSPKGRLGAPLNPNAQALSSRKIRFSWFPPPGKPLGYKVKYWIQGDPESEARLIDVKSPSAELSNLYPFCDYEMQVCAYNAVGEGVYSDIVHCRTLEDVPSEPGRLAFNVVSSTVTQLSWAEPAETNGEITAYEVSYGLVNEDNIPIGPVKKVLVEDPKKRMVLIENLRESQPYRYMVKARNGAGWGPEREATINLATQPRRPLSIPIIPDVPIIDAEGGEDYDSYLMYSTDVLRSPVGSKHPSVSDDSGSRWKYVQLLGEDLDLRRITWRLPPETIPRLSGSSHLSSDTEGLLREEDSDVATGSLMRSGTPQPQAEHLLNGRVDFSGSSGTLTRATNTSYHQMSSHVQQEHRVMGSSSLTRDYSTMMMGHDSRLPLGVPDTPTRLVFSALGPTSLKVSWQEPHCEKEVQGYSVQYQLLNGGEVHRLTIPNPGQNSVVVEDLLPNHSYIFKVKAQSEEGWGPEREGVITIESQVDPQSPLSPVPGSPFTLSTPSAPGPLVFTALSPDSLQLSWERPRKPNGAILGYMVTCEMLHGGGEPRNIYVEGDNPETTLTVPHLSENIPYKFKVQAKTTQGFGPEREGIITIESQDGGTFSQFGGQQYMREVYNFPTEYTTKTSISHSSLDPHFSDGMLMTTQRVESASSTLTKQVTKEFVSRTVMSSGTLTKQMERQFYEA; encoded by the exons AGCTTCGACGAGCCCCGCTGCGACCTGCGGGAGAACCTGCTGCGCTACGGCTGCAGGGAGGCCAGCATTGTCTACATGAGGGGCGAGATACGGACAGAGCAG AATATCAGCATCAACACGCGCCTGCAGAGGACCCAGGTGGCCCCCCAGGGCATGTTCATGCGGTTGCGGGCTGGGGAGGAGATGAGCTTCTACATGGACGTCTTCCAGCCCCTGGAGAGCCCCGTGGATCTCTACATCCTCATGGACTTCTCCTACTCTATGTCCGATGATCTGGACAACCTCAAAAGCATGGGCCACAACCTAG ccgACTTCCTGCAAGCCCTGACCTCCAACTACACCATCGGCTTTGGCAAGTTTGTGGACAAAGTCTCGTCCCCACAGACAGACATGAGGCCTGAGAA GCTTCGCGAGCCCTGGAACAATGCCGActcccccttctccttcaaAAACGTCATCCGTCTGACCAACAACATCAACTACTTCAGCCAGGAGCTCAGGAAGGAGCGCATCTCCGGCAACCTGGATGCCCCTGAGGGCGGCTTTGATGCCATCCTGCAGACAGCTGTGTGCaag GACAAGATCGGCTGGAGGAAGGACAGCACGCACCTGCTCGTGTTCTCCACCGAGTCTGCCTTTCACTACGAAGCTGACGGCACCAATGTCCTGGCAGGGATCCTAGCAAGGAACGACGAGAAGTGTCACCTGGACGCCAGGGGCACCTACGTGTATGACACCAAGCAGGACTATCCGTCGGTGCCCACCCTCGTGCGCCTGCTGGGCCAGCACAACATCATCCCCATCTTTGCTGTCACCAACCACTCCTACAGCTACTACGAG aAGCTGCACAAATATTTCCCCATCTCTGAGATTGGGGTGCTCCAGGAAGACTCATCCAACATCGTGGAGCTGCTTCGCACAGCCTTCGAG CGCATCCGCTCCAAGATGGACATCCGGGCTGACTACGTCCCCAAGGCCTTGAAGACAGAGTTCAGCTCCTCCATGTACCAAAAGACGGAATCCGGCTCCTTCAACATCACCCGAGGGGAAGTG ggCAAGTTCAAGGTGCGTGTGAGGGCACTCGAGTACGTCGGTGGGCAGCATGTCTGCAGCCTCCCGGAGAAAGACCGGCAGGGAGTTATCCACGTGAAGCCCACGTCCCTGAGCGACAGCCTTGAAGTCAGAGCCTCGGTGGTCTGCGATGTGTGCCCTTGCGAACAG CATGCAGTCTTCTCCTCACCCAAGTGCAGCTTCCATGGGGACTTCATCTGTGGACAGTGCATCTGCCACAAAGGCTG GCAAGGGGACACGTGCCACTGCTCCTCGGAATTGTCCTCCAACAAAACAGACTGCATCCGCCCTGGGGATGAGAAGGTGTGCTCGGGTCGGGGCGAGTGTCTCTGCGGGAAGTGCCAGTGCAACCTCGAGGGCCAGGCACAGCGCTTCGATGGGGACTTCTGCCAGTATGACGTCCTGCAGTGCCCGCGCACCTCCGGCTTCCTCTGCAATG ATCGCGGTCGCTGCTCCAAGGGTGCCTGCGTGTGTGAGAGCGGCTGGGAGGGCCCAGGCTGCGAGTGTCCCACGAGCAACGACACCTGCATCGACAGCCGGGGG gGCATCTGCAACAACCAGGGGAGGTGCGAGTGTGGCAGGTGCATCTGTGACAAGGCATCTGTGTACATCAGCTCCACCTGCGAGATCAGCTACTCCCTG GGCTTCCAGGCCATCTGTGAGAGCATCCGGGACTGCGTTCAGTGCCAGGCCTGGGGAACAGGCAACAGGAAAGGGAACTGCAGCACGTGCCACCTCCAGGTCCAGATGGTGGAGGAGCTGAAGAAAG AGGAGGCCAGCGAGCACTGCTCCTTCCAGGATGAGGAGGACGACTGCACCTACCACTACACCCTGAAGGGAGACCCCAGCATCCTCCCCAACGCCACTGTCCAGgtgcagaagaagaaag AGTGCCCTCCGGGAAGCTTCCTCTGGCTCATCCCGCTGCTCATTTTCCTGATCCttctcctggggctgctgctgctgctctgctggaggtTCTGCGCCTGCTGCAAG GCTTGCCTGGCCCTGCTTCCCTGCTGTGCACGAG gtCGCACGGTTGGCTTCAAGGAGGACCACTACATGCTGCGCCAGAGCCTCATGTCCTCCGACCACCTAGACACCCCCATGGTCCGCAGCGGGTCCCTCAAGGGCCGAGACACCGTCCGCTGGAAGATCAACAACAACGTCCACAAGCAGGGCTTCGCCTCCCACGCCGCCACCGCCAACCCCAAAGATCTCA TTTCCTATGGGCTGTCTCTGAGGCTCACCCGGCTTTTCACGCAGAACCTCATGAAGCCAGAGAGCCGGGAGTGCGAGCAGCTGCGCAAGGAAGTGGAGGAGAAC ctgaaCGACATTTACAAGCACATCCCGGGCTGCCACAAGCTCCAGCAGACCAAGTTCAG GGTACAGCCCAATTCTGGGAAAAG GCAGGACCACACCATCGTGGACACTGTGCTCACCGCCCCTCGCTCAGCCAAGACAGACATCATCAAAGTCACCGAGAAGCATGTCTCCCACGAGGCTTTCAACGACCTAAAGGTTTCACCAGGTTATTACACCGTGACCTCAGATCAAG ATGCTCACGGGATGGTGGAGTTCCAAGAAGCCGTGGAGCTGGTGGATGTCCGTGTCCCGCTCTTCATCAGGgaggatgatgatgatgagaagcagctgcaggtggAGGCCATTGATGTCCCCACCGGCATCGCAGAGATTGGACGCAGGCTGGTCAACATCACCATCATCAAAGAACAAG CCAGCAGCCTCATCACCTTCTTGCAGCCAGCCTACTCCCACAGCCGCTTTGACAAGGTGGCCAAGATCCCTGTCCTGCGGGAGATCATAGACAACGGGAAGTCCCAAGTCACCTACAGGACCCGAGATCTCACCGCCAAGGATGGCAGG gaCTATGTCTTTGCAGAAGGCGACCTGATCTTCCAGCCCGGCGAGACCCGGAAAGAGGTCCAGGTCTCCCTCCTGGAGCTCACCGAAATAGACACCCTCCTGCACAACTGCCAGCTCAAGCAGTTCGCCATCGACCTTCTCCATCCCAAGTACGGTGCCAAGATTGGCCGCTACCCCCAGGCCACGGTGACCATCGCTGACCCAG AGGTGGTGGATGGCGTTCCCCCGCTGACTGGCATGGGCCAGGTCACCCAGTCCCCCAAAGGCCGCCTGGGTGCACCGCTGAATCCCAATGCCCAGGCTCTCAGCTCCAGGAAAATCCGTTTCAGCTGGTTTCCTCCACCAGGAAAACCCCTGGGGTACAAG GTGAAATACTGGATCCAGGGGGACCCCGAGTCAGAAGCTCGCCTCATCGATGTCAAATCACCATCGGCAGAACTGAGTAACCTCTACCCCTTCTGTGACTATGAGATGCAAGTCTGTGCCTACAATGCCGTGGGTGAAGGGGTCTACTCCGACATCGTCCACTGCCGCACGCTGGAGGATG TGCCCAGCGAGCCTGGCCGCTTGGCTTTCAACGTTGTCTCTTCCACTGTGACgcagctgagctgggctgaGCCCGCAGAAACCAACGGGGAGATCACGGCGTATGAAGTCAGCTATGGACTTGTTAACGAGGACAACA TACCCATTGGCCCAGTGAAGAAGGTGCTGGTGGAAGACCCAAAGAAACGCATGGTGCTGATAGAAAACCTGCGGGAGTCCCAGCCCTACCGTTACATGGTGAAGGCCAGAAATGGTGCTGGCTGGGGGCCTGAGAGAGAAGCCACCATCAACCTTGCTACGCAGCCCAGGCGTCCGTTGTCCA TCCCGATCATCCCTGATGTCCCCATCATCGATGCTGAAGGAGGTGAGGACTACGACAGCTACCTGATGTACAGCACAGATGTGCTTCGTTCTCCAGTTGGCAGCAAGCATCCCAGCGTCTCTGATGATTCAG GCTCCAGGTGGAAATatgtgcagctgctgggagaagacTTGGATCTTCGCCGCATCACCTGGAGGCTCCCACCCGAAACCATTCCCCGCCTCTCTGGCAGCAGCCACCTCTCCTCGGACACCGAGGGTCTCCTCCGCGAGGAGGACAGCGACGTGGCTACTGGCAGCCTGATGAGGAGTgggaccccccagccccaagcag AGCACCTGCTGAACGGCCGGGTGGACTTCTCCGGCAGCAGCGGCACACTGACCAGGGCAACAAACACCAGCTACCACCAGATGAGCTCACAcgtgcagcaggagcacagggtGATGGGCAGCTCCTCGCTGACCAGAGACTACTCCACGATGATGATGGGGCACG ATTCCAGGCTGCCGCTGGGCGTCCCCGACACCCCGACCCGTTTGGTCTTCTCCGCCTTGGGGCCCACCTCCCTGAAGGTGAGCTGGCAGGAGCCGCACTGTGAGAAGGAGGTGCAGGGCTACAGCGTGCAGTACCAGCTGCTCAACGGAG GAGAGGTGCACCGCCTCACCATCCCCAACCCCGGCCAGAACTCAGTGGTGGTGGAGGACCTGCTGCCCAACCACTCCTACATCTTCAAGGTGAAGGCGCAGAGTGAGGAGGGCTGGGGCCCCGAGAGGGAAGGAGTCATCACTATTGAGTCCCAGGTGGACCCACAGAGCCCGCTCAGCCCTGTTCCAG GTTCCCCCTTCACTCTGAGCACACCCAGCGCTCCCGGACCACTGGTCTTCACTGCCCTCAGCCCCGAttccctgcagctcagctgggagAGGCCCCGCAAGCCCAACGGGGCCATCCTGGGCTACATGGTCACCTGCGAGATGCTGCACGGAGGAG GGGAGCCCAGGAATATCTACGTTGAAGGAGACAATCCAGAAACAACCCTGACCGTGCCCCACCTGAGCGAGAACATCCCGTACAAGTTCAAAGTGCAAGCCAAGACCACCCAAGGCTTCGGGCCGGAGAGAGAAGGCATCATCACCATCGAATCTCAGGACGGAG gcACTTTCTCACAGTTTGGAGGACAGCAGTACATGAGAGAAGTGTACAACTTTCCTACTGAATACACCACCAAAACCAgcatcagccactcctccctgGACCCCCACTTCTCAG ACGGCATGCTGATGACGACCCAGCGGGTGGAGAGCGCCAGCAGCACCCTCACCAAGCAGGTCACCAAAGAGTTCGTCAGCAGGACCGTGATGTCCAGTGGGACCCTCACCAAGCAGATGGAGAGGCAGTTCTACGAGGCCTGA
- the ITGB4 gene encoding integrin beta-4 isoform X1, which produces MCFRRKRMAALPRACAALLLLSLLCTTTLCQRSKNNRCVQSRAKSCSECIRVDKECSFCTEESFDEPRCDLRENLLRYGCREASIVYMRGEIRTEQNISINTRLQRTQVAPQGMFMRLRAGEEMSFYMDVFQPLESPVDLYILMDFSYSMSDDLDNLKSMGHNLADFLQALTSNYTIGFGKFVDKVSSPQTDMRPEKLREPWNNADSPFSFKNVIRLTNNINYFSQELRKERISGNLDAPEGGFDAILQTAVCKDKIGWRKDSTHLLVFSTESAFHYEADGTNVLAGILARNDEKCHLDARGTYVYDTKQDYPSVPTLVRLLGQHNIIPIFAVTNHSYSYYEKLHKYFPISEIGVLQEDSSNIVELLRTAFERIRSKMDIRADYVPKALKTEFSSSMYQKTESGSFNITRGEVGKFKVRVRALEYVGGQHVCSLPEKDRQGVIHVKPTSLSDSLEVRASVVCDVCPCEQHAVFSSPKCSFHGDFICGQCICHKGWQGDTCHCSSELSSNKTDCIRPGDEKVCSGRGECLCGKCQCNLEGQAQRFDGDFCQYDVLQCPRTSGFLCNDRGRCSKGACVCESGWEGPGCECPTSNDTCIDSRGGICNNQGRCECGRCICDKASVYISSTCEISYSLGFQAICESIRDCVQCQAWGTGNRKGNCSTCHLQVQMVEELKKEEASEHCSFQDEEDDCTYHYTLKGDPSILPNATVQVQKKKECPPGSFLWLIPLLIFLILLLGLLLLLCWRFCACCKACLALLPCCARGRTVGFKEDHYMLRQSLMSSDHLDTPMVRSGSLKGRDTVRWKINNNVHKQGFASHAATANPKDLISYGLSLRLTRLFTQNLMKPESRECEQLRKEVEENLNDIYKHIPGCHKLQQTKFRVQPNSGKRQDHTIVDTVLTAPRSAKTDIIKVTEKHVSHEAFNDLKVSPGYYTVTSDQDAHGMVEFQEAVELVDVRVPLFIREDDDDEKQLQVEAIDVPTGIAEIGRRLVNITIIKEQASSLITFLQPAYSHSRFDKVAKIPVLREIIDNGKSQVTYRTRDLTAKDGRDYVFAEGDLIFQPGETRKEVQVSLLELTEIDTLLHNCQLKQFAIDLLHPKYGAKIGRYPQATVTIADPEVVDGVPPLTGMGQVTQSPKGRLGAPLNPNAQALSSRKIRFSWFPPPGKPLGYKVKYWIQGDPESEARLIDVKSPSAELSNLYPFCDYEMQVCAYNAVGEGVYSDIVHCRTLEDVPSEPGRLAFNVVSSTVTQLSWAEPAETNGEITAYEVSYGLVNEDNIPIGPVKKVLVEDPKKRMVLIENLRESQPYRYMVKARNGAGWGPEREATINLATQPRRPLSIPIIPDVPIIDAEGGEDYDSYLMYSTDVLRSPVGSKHPSVSDDSGSRWKYVQLLGEDLDLRRITWRLPPETIPRLSGSSHLSSDTEGLLREEDSDVATGSLMRSGTPQPQAEHLLNGRVDFSGSSGTLTRATNTSYHQMSSHVQQEHRVMGSSSLTRDYSTMMMGHDYPGRPLPPIHEDAGRKIPLPRDVGFRSRAKVKGYYPSTGFRDSIIMTDGSAGICKYIDSRLPLGVPDTPTRLVFSALGPTSLKVSWQEPHCEKEVQGYSVQYQLLNGGEVHRLTIPNPGQNSVVVEDLLPNHSYIFKVKAQSEEGWGPEREGVITIESQVDPQSPLSPVPGSPFTLSTPSAPGPLVFTALSPDSLQLSWERPRKPNGAILGYMVTCEMLHGGGEPRNIYVEGDNPETTLTVPHLSENIPYKFKVQAKTTQGFGPEREGIITIESQDGGTFSQFGGQQYMREVYNFPTEYTTKTSISHSSLDPHFSDGMLMTTQRVESASSTLTKQVTKEFVSRTVMSSGTLTKQMERQFYEA; this is translated from the exons AGCTTCGACGAGCCCCGCTGCGACCTGCGGGAGAACCTGCTGCGCTACGGCTGCAGGGAGGCCAGCATTGTCTACATGAGGGGCGAGATACGGACAGAGCAG AATATCAGCATCAACACGCGCCTGCAGAGGACCCAGGTGGCCCCCCAGGGCATGTTCATGCGGTTGCGGGCTGGGGAGGAGATGAGCTTCTACATGGACGTCTTCCAGCCCCTGGAGAGCCCCGTGGATCTCTACATCCTCATGGACTTCTCCTACTCTATGTCCGATGATCTGGACAACCTCAAAAGCATGGGCCACAACCTAG ccgACTTCCTGCAAGCCCTGACCTCCAACTACACCATCGGCTTTGGCAAGTTTGTGGACAAAGTCTCGTCCCCACAGACAGACATGAGGCCTGAGAA GCTTCGCGAGCCCTGGAACAATGCCGActcccccttctccttcaaAAACGTCATCCGTCTGACCAACAACATCAACTACTTCAGCCAGGAGCTCAGGAAGGAGCGCATCTCCGGCAACCTGGATGCCCCTGAGGGCGGCTTTGATGCCATCCTGCAGACAGCTGTGTGCaag GACAAGATCGGCTGGAGGAAGGACAGCACGCACCTGCTCGTGTTCTCCACCGAGTCTGCCTTTCACTACGAAGCTGACGGCACCAATGTCCTGGCAGGGATCCTAGCAAGGAACGACGAGAAGTGTCACCTGGACGCCAGGGGCACCTACGTGTATGACACCAAGCAGGACTATCCGTCGGTGCCCACCCTCGTGCGCCTGCTGGGCCAGCACAACATCATCCCCATCTTTGCTGTCACCAACCACTCCTACAGCTACTACGAG aAGCTGCACAAATATTTCCCCATCTCTGAGATTGGGGTGCTCCAGGAAGACTCATCCAACATCGTGGAGCTGCTTCGCACAGCCTTCGAG CGCATCCGCTCCAAGATGGACATCCGGGCTGACTACGTCCCCAAGGCCTTGAAGACAGAGTTCAGCTCCTCCATGTACCAAAAGACGGAATCCGGCTCCTTCAACATCACCCGAGGGGAAGTG ggCAAGTTCAAGGTGCGTGTGAGGGCACTCGAGTACGTCGGTGGGCAGCATGTCTGCAGCCTCCCGGAGAAAGACCGGCAGGGAGTTATCCACGTGAAGCCCACGTCCCTGAGCGACAGCCTTGAAGTCAGAGCCTCGGTGGTCTGCGATGTGTGCCCTTGCGAACAG CATGCAGTCTTCTCCTCACCCAAGTGCAGCTTCCATGGGGACTTCATCTGTGGACAGTGCATCTGCCACAAAGGCTG GCAAGGGGACACGTGCCACTGCTCCTCGGAATTGTCCTCCAACAAAACAGACTGCATCCGCCCTGGGGATGAGAAGGTGTGCTCGGGTCGGGGCGAGTGTCTCTGCGGGAAGTGCCAGTGCAACCTCGAGGGCCAGGCACAGCGCTTCGATGGGGACTTCTGCCAGTATGACGTCCTGCAGTGCCCGCGCACCTCCGGCTTCCTCTGCAATG ATCGCGGTCGCTGCTCCAAGGGTGCCTGCGTGTGTGAGAGCGGCTGGGAGGGCCCAGGCTGCGAGTGTCCCACGAGCAACGACACCTGCATCGACAGCCGGGGG gGCATCTGCAACAACCAGGGGAGGTGCGAGTGTGGCAGGTGCATCTGTGACAAGGCATCTGTGTACATCAGCTCCACCTGCGAGATCAGCTACTCCCTG GGCTTCCAGGCCATCTGTGAGAGCATCCGGGACTGCGTTCAGTGCCAGGCCTGGGGAACAGGCAACAGGAAAGGGAACTGCAGCACGTGCCACCTCCAGGTCCAGATGGTGGAGGAGCTGAAGAAAG AGGAGGCCAGCGAGCACTGCTCCTTCCAGGATGAGGAGGACGACTGCACCTACCACTACACCCTGAAGGGAGACCCCAGCATCCTCCCCAACGCCACTGTCCAGgtgcagaagaagaaag AGTGCCCTCCGGGAAGCTTCCTCTGGCTCATCCCGCTGCTCATTTTCCTGATCCttctcctggggctgctgctgctgctctgctggaggtTCTGCGCCTGCTGCAAG GCTTGCCTGGCCCTGCTTCCCTGCTGTGCACGAG gtCGCACGGTTGGCTTCAAGGAGGACCACTACATGCTGCGCCAGAGCCTCATGTCCTCCGACCACCTAGACACCCCCATGGTCCGCAGCGGGTCCCTCAAGGGCCGAGACACCGTCCGCTGGAAGATCAACAACAACGTCCACAAGCAGGGCTTCGCCTCCCACGCCGCCACCGCCAACCCCAAAGATCTCA TTTCCTATGGGCTGTCTCTGAGGCTCACCCGGCTTTTCACGCAGAACCTCATGAAGCCAGAGAGCCGGGAGTGCGAGCAGCTGCGCAAGGAAGTGGAGGAGAAC ctgaaCGACATTTACAAGCACATCCCGGGCTGCCACAAGCTCCAGCAGACCAAGTTCAG GGTACAGCCCAATTCTGGGAAAAG GCAGGACCACACCATCGTGGACACTGTGCTCACCGCCCCTCGCTCAGCCAAGACAGACATCATCAAAGTCACCGAGAAGCATGTCTCCCACGAGGCTTTCAACGACCTAAAGGTTTCACCAGGTTATTACACCGTGACCTCAGATCAAG ATGCTCACGGGATGGTGGAGTTCCAAGAAGCCGTGGAGCTGGTGGATGTCCGTGTCCCGCTCTTCATCAGGgaggatgatgatgatgagaagcagctgcaggtggAGGCCATTGATGTCCCCACCGGCATCGCAGAGATTGGACGCAGGCTGGTCAACATCACCATCATCAAAGAACAAG CCAGCAGCCTCATCACCTTCTTGCAGCCAGCCTACTCCCACAGCCGCTTTGACAAGGTGGCCAAGATCCCTGTCCTGCGGGAGATCATAGACAACGGGAAGTCCCAAGTCACCTACAGGACCCGAGATCTCACCGCCAAGGATGGCAGG gaCTATGTCTTTGCAGAAGGCGACCTGATCTTCCAGCCCGGCGAGACCCGGAAAGAGGTCCAGGTCTCCCTCCTGGAGCTCACCGAAATAGACACCCTCCTGCACAACTGCCAGCTCAAGCAGTTCGCCATCGACCTTCTCCATCCCAAGTACGGTGCCAAGATTGGCCGCTACCCCCAGGCCACGGTGACCATCGCTGACCCAG AGGTGGTGGATGGCGTTCCCCCGCTGACTGGCATGGGCCAGGTCACCCAGTCCCCCAAAGGCCGCCTGGGTGCACCGCTGAATCCCAATGCCCAGGCTCTCAGCTCCAGGAAAATCCGTTTCAGCTGGTTTCCTCCACCAGGAAAACCCCTGGGGTACAAG GTGAAATACTGGATCCAGGGGGACCCCGAGTCAGAAGCTCGCCTCATCGATGTCAAATCACCATCGGCAGAACTGAGTAACCTCTACCCCTTCTGTGACTATGAGATGCAAGTCTGTGCCTACAATGCCGTGGGTGAAGGGGTCTACTCCGACATCGTCCACTGCCGCACGCTGGAGGATG TGCCCAGCGAGCCTGGCCGCTTGGCTTTCAACGTTGTCTCTTCCACTGTGACgcagctgagctgggctgaGCCCGCAGAAACCAACGGGGAGATCACGGCGTATGAAGTCAGCTATGGACTTGTTAACGAGGACAACA TACCCATTGGCCCAGTGAAGAAGGTGCTGGTGGAAGACCCAAAGAAACGCATGGTGCTGATAGAAAACCTGCGGGAGTCCCAGCCCTACCGTTACATGGTGAAGGCCAGAAATGGTGCTGGCTGGGGGCCTGAGAGAGAAGCCACCATCAACCTTGCTACGCAGCCCAGGCGTCCGTTGTCCA TCCCGATCATCCCTGATGTCCCCATCATCGATGCTGAAGGAGGTGAGGACTACGACAGCTACCTGATGTACAGCACAGATGTGCTTCGTTCTCCAGTTGGCAGCAAGCATCCCAGCGTCTCTGATGATTCAG GCTCCAGGTGGAAATatgtgcagctgctgggagaagacTTGGATCTTCGCCGCATCACCTGGAGGCTCCCACCCGAAACCATTCCCCGCCTCTCTGGCAGCAGCCACCTCTCCTCGGACACCGAGGGTCTCCTCCGCGAGGAGGACAGCGACGTGGCTACTGGCAGCCTGATGAGGAGTgggaccccccagccccaagcag AGCACCTGCTGAACGGCCGGGTGGACTTCTCCGGCAGCAGCGGCACACTGACCAGGGCAACAAACACCAGCTACCACCAGATGAGCTCACAcgtgcagcaggagcacagggtGATGGGCAGCTCCTCGCTGACCAGAGACTACTCCACGATGATGATGGGGCACG ATTACCCAGGGCGACCCCTCCCTCCCATCCATGAAGATGCTGGGAGGAAAATCCCGCTGCCCCGGGATGTGGGTTTCAGGAGCAGGGCAAAGGTGAAGGGTTACTACCCCAGCACCGGCTTTCGGGACTCTATAATCATGACTGATGGGTCCGCAGGGATTTGCAAGTACATAG ATTCCAGGCTGCCGCTGGGCGTCCCCGACACCCCGACCCGTTTGGTCTTCTCCGCCTTGGGGCCCACCTCCCTGAAGGTGAGCTGGCAGGAGCCGCACTGTGAGAAGGAGGTGCAGGGCTACAGCGTGCAGTACCAGCTGCTCAACGGAG GAGAGGTGCACCGCCTCACCATCCCCAACCCCGGCCAGAACTCAGTGGTGGTGGAGGACCTGCTGCCCAACCACTCCTACATCTTCAAGGTGAAGGCGCAGAGTGAGGAGGGCTGGGGCCCCGAGAGGGAAGGAGTCATCACTATTGAGTCCCAGGTGGACCCACAGAGCCCGCTCAGCCCTGTTCCAG GTTCCCCCTTCACTCTGAGCACACCCAGCGCTCCCGGACCACTGGTCTTCACTGCCCTCAGCCCCGAttccctgcagctcagctgggagAGGCCCCGCAAGCCCAACGGGGCCATCCTGGGCTACATGGTCACCTGCGAGATGCTGCACGGAGGAG GGGAGCCCAGGAATATCTACGTTGAAGGAGACAATCCAGAAACAACCCTGACCGTGCCCCACCTGAGCGAGAACATCCCGTACAAGTTCAAAGTGCAAGCCAAGACCACCCAAGGCTTCGGGCCGGAGAGAGAAGGCATCATCACCATCGAATCTCAGGACGGAG gcACTTTCTCACAGTTTGGAGGACAGCAGTACATGAGAGAAGTGTACAACTTTCCTACTGAATACACCACCAAAACCAgcatcagccactcctccctgGACCCCCACTTCTCAG ACGGCATGCTGATGACGACCCAGCGGGTGGAGAGCGCCAGCAGCACCCTCACCAAGCAGGTCACCAAAGAGTTCGTCAGCAGGACCGTGATGTCCAGTGGGACCCTCACCAAGCAGATGGAGAGGCAGTTCTACGAGGCCTGA